Proteins from one Heterodontus francisci isolate sHetFra1 unplaced genomic scaffold, sHetFra1.hap1 HAP1_SCAFFOLD_91, whole genome shotgun sequence genomic window:
- the LOC137361663 gene encoding histone H1-like, translated as MTDTAGAETAPPAAAAEVKTPKKKKAAPRNKSAGPTLSEKILKIVADCSDRKGTSLPAIKKALGRSGVDVGKYRTQIKQSIRRNVNKGSLVQCNGTGASGSFRIPKQGTQGNVGKKVKSGAGKKTFVKKTAGKKVTAKKSAAKKLPVKKLAAKKSAAKKAAGKKVTSKKAATPKKSPAK; from the coding sequence atgaccgatacagcaggcgccgaaacggctcctccagccgccgccgctgaagtcaagactcccaagaagaagaaagcggctccccggaacaagtcAGCCGGTCCCACGTTGAGCGAGAAGATCCTCAAGATTGTGGCGGATTGCTCCGATCGCAAGGGGACCTCACtgcccgccataaagaaggctctgggtcggAGCGGTGTGGATGTGGGGAAGTACAGGACacaaatcaagcaaagtatcaggaggaatgtgaataaaggctccctggtgcagtgcAATGGAacgggcgcctccggctccttcagaaTCCCTAAGCAGGGAACCCAGGGAAATGTGGGAAAGAAAGTCAAGTCAGGAGCAGGCAAAAAAACTTTCGTGAAGAAAACAGCTGGCAAGAAAGTGACAGcaaagaaatcagcagccaagaaattaccagtcaagaaactagcagccaagaaatcggcagcgaagaaagcagcaggcaagaaagtgaCCAGCAAGAAGGCGGCAACGCCAAAGAAATCCCCAGCGAAGTAA
- the LOC137361682 gene encoding histone H4-like codes for MSGRGKGGKRLGKGGAKRHRKVLRDNIQGITKPAIRRLARRGGVKLISGLIDEENRGVLKVFLDNVIRDAVTNTEHTKRKTVTAMDVVYALKRQGRNLYGFGG; via the coding sequence atgtctggaagaggtaaaggaggcaaaagattgggcaaaggcggagcaaagcggcaccgcaaagtgcttcgtgataacatccagggtatcaccaagccagcaatccgccgcctggctcgccgtggtggaGTAAAGCTcatctcgggtttgatcgatgaggagaaccgcggggtgctgaaggttttcctggataatgtgatcagagatgcggtcacGAACACTGAGCACacaaagcgcaagacggtcaccgccatggatgtggtgtacgctctgaaacgccagggccgcaatctctatggattcggcggctaa